The Geobacillus genomosp. 3 genome segment GTTTTCCATTCATGCCGCCGATGGTCAATGCCGGCAATGGACACCGCCCCGCGCGCGGCCGGAAGCAAATTCAGCAAACTATGGATGAACGTCGATTTTCCGGCGCCGTTTCGCCCGACCAAGGCGCACCGCTCTCCTTTTTTAATGACGAGATGAACGTCATCCAACACTTTTTTGTTCCGATATGAAACGGTCAACCCGGCCACTTCGATCATCGTTCTTCCCCCTTTCGGCTCCACCCGATCGATGCCGCCAACGCTCCGACGCCCCAAACGGCGATATTCAGCAGCACAAACAGCTCAGGCGGAAACGAGAAAAACTTTTTCATCGTCCGCGACAAATAGTCAAGCGAAAACACTCCGAGCGCCGTCTCTAAATAAAAGCGAAGCGCGTGCAGCGGCTGCAAGAAATAAACAAATGAAAATAGACGAACGTTGTCATACGTAACCGACGGCAATATATAAAGCAACACGAAATCATACAAGTAAAGAAATACGAACAGCACAGCCAAATTGGCGCTGATCAGTTGAATTTTCGTTTTACACAAGAGGCCAAGCAAAATGCCAAGCTGGTTAAACATGAACACGAGCGCCATCGTGGCAAGCAAAAAGTGAAGAAAAGGCGGTACATGAAAAACAAACCAAAACTTCACCGGCACGATCAAAATGAAATACCAGACGATCAACACCGCCATCGTCAAGAGCTGAATCGCCGCACTTTTTCTCCATAAAAACGACAAAGGCGAGCGGCTTTTGGCCACAATCATCACCATCGTCCGCTGCTCCTTCTCCTGCATGACCGAAAACGAAGCGAAAAACAAACAAAGAAGCGGCACGATATACACATTCATCTCAAACATCATTTGCAAAAACACAGGTAATCCGTGCTCAGCCGGCAGCGATTTGACGCTCGCCAACACGGAAAGCGAGGCGGCCGCCACCGGCAGAAACAAGAGCCAAAACGCCTTGCTCCGCGAAAGCTCGAGCCATTCTTTCCAAAGATAGCTCATTTTCGAAAACCCCTTTGCCATATCATCGTTCCCACTCCAAGAACAGCCAACCCCCATACCCAGTGGGCGGCTTTGCCCTTTTGCACCACCGGGGCGCGGTCGATTGCCATCACGTCGCCCGCTTGCTGCCATTCATGAATTTTTTCATAAACGTGCAAGCTTGGCGATGACAAAAACAAATACGCGAGTTCATTTTCTTCCGCCAGTTTATGAAACGAAGACGAGTAGCGAAAAGGCGAATCGCCCTTTCCATCCTGGTTCAAATCAAACAGCGCCGCTTCGTCTCCCCAATCGTTGCCGACACCATGAGCATCCCAACGGTTGCGATCTTCACCGCCAAGGCGCAAAACGGCAATCGTGTTTTTCCAAATCCGGTTTTTCGTAAACGTTTGGTGTTGCGAGCTCGCCCAAAGCTCAATGCCGATTTCGTTTTGCAAAAAAAGATTGTCTTGCAAAACGTTATCGTTCGATTGATCAACGTACAATCCCCGCCCGTTTTGGTAAAACGTGTTGGCGATGATTTGGTTGTCATTCGCCATTTGCAGCAGCAGTCCAAATGAACGCATTCCTTTGTTGAATACAAAGCGGTTGTTTTGAAGGACGATCCGGTTTGAGTTCATGATCGCCGCCCCGCCGTTATTAAGCATAAACGTGTTGTCGTAAAACGCATTGTCATCGGAATACATATAATGAAGCCCATAACGGGTGCGCGACACCTCGTTCCGTCGGGCGACATTATGGTTGGCATAGTCGAAAAAGATGCCGTCTCTCGTTCCGATGATGACGTTATCTTCCAATTCGTTAAAATTGGAGTAGTAAATATGCAGCCCATTTCCTTGTCCGGCGATATCCCCATTTTGTTCGCCGATCACCCGCACGTTGGCGATCCGATTATGATGCGCCTGGCTTAAATAAATGCCGTGAAACGACCGGGTCACCGTAATCTCTTCCAGCGTATTGCCGTCTGAGTACACTTTAATGCCGGCGTATTCCTCTTGCGTGCTGCGGCTTTTTCCGCTGTTTGTGACCGTTACACGTTTGATCACCACATGCGGCGCTTTGACGGAAATCACGTTGCCGCGCCCGCTCCCTTGAATGACGGTCCCTTTCGTGCCGATGATCACAAGCGGCTTATCGATCACAAGATCGCCCTTGTATGTTTTGTTTTCCAAACGAATCGTGCTGTGAGCCGGTGCGGCGTCAATCAGCTGCTGCAACGTTCCGTCGGCATCGACCTCGTTCGGAACATAGAAAGAGCAAAGAAAAAACAAGGAAATGAGCAGCCATCGCTTCATCTTTTTTTCCTCTCCTTCCAAAGCGGAACGAGCAGACACACAAACGCGGCACCGACAATGTACGCGCCAGAAGCAAAATAGCTGAATGTCGTGAAATTGGCAATCGTGTTTTCTCCAAAAATCGGCGGCACAAACGGCTCAATCTCGATCGGGGCATTGTCACTCAAATTCGTCCCAAAATCAGCGAGCCAGCGGTGAATATCGTAGATGCCGAGCGCCCCGCCAATCAGGAAGAGAACAATAAGCGCGTACAGCCCTTTTTGGCTTCTCACTAGCGCCACGAGAAAGGCCGCTATGGCCATAGCGATGACGAGATACGACAAATACCCGAGTTCCGGAAAGCTCTCTTCACTAAACGGCTTCATGCCGATATAGTGGTTGAGCCCGTTAATAATCTCGATATCGCCTTCGAGCCTATTTGGATAAACGATAATCTTCAATCCTTCCGGATATTGCGGAGCGATGAAATCCATCCCCCACCACGGAAACGAAAGAGAGAAAAGCAACAGCCCTCCGGACACACCGACAAACGCAGCCGACAGAGCTGATAGTTTCGTTGTCGCCATCGTTTGATACACCTCTTTGGACAGACAAGGGGGACAAAGCGTCCCCCTCGCTTTATTGTTTCGGCTTCACTAACAAATATCCGGTCATTTCCTGGTGCAGCGCCGAACAGAAATTGGTGCAATACAGCGGGTACGTCCCCGGCTTACCGGCGGTAAACTCAATCGTGTTCGTTTGCCCCGGCTGAATTTCCATGTTTAAGTCGTATTGGTTAATGGCAAAGCCGTGGGTAATATCTTCGTCAAAGTCCAAGTTTGTAATATGAACGATCACCTTGTCGCCTTCATTCACTTCAATCACATCCGGCCGTTTCGCTTTGGCATCAAAGATAAACTTCGAGCGCATCGCAATGCCGTACACGTGCACTTCGTTCCCTTTCCGAACGATGCGGGCGTCTTGTTGGCTGTAAACGGCATTCGGGTTGTTTTCCTCTTTCGGATACACTTCGATCGTTTTAATTTTGTCGGCCTTAATCATCTGCCCGTAGTGCGGCTCCGGGTCGACCGGCGACGATTGAATCACTTTCATTTTTTCACCGCTGATGTCAATGAGCTGCATCGACTCCGGATGGGACGGCCCGACCGATAAGTAGCTGTCTTTCGCGAGCTTGTTGAGCGACACTAAATACTTCCCGTCTGGAGAAACCGTATCCCCTTCGGCAGAAACAGCATGCCCTGGCGAGTATTGCACCGGAACGCGATCCAACACCTCTCCGGTTTCGGGATTCCATTTCACAATTTCAGACGAAATGAACATCGTCGTGTACGCCATGCCTTTATCGTCAAACTGTGTATGCAACGGCCCAAGCGCATTTTCCGGGTTGACTTCCCGCTCCATCACCGACTCATATTTTAAAATCGGAATACCGTTCCGTTCACCGGCAAACTCTTTCTTTTCAATCGCTTGAAACGCTTTTTCAAACGAGAACACCGTCAGCAGCGGGGCGAGCTTCCCGGAAGCGATAAAATACTTCCCGTCCGGCGTGACGTCAACGCCATGCGGCGATTTGGCGACCGGCACTAAATAAATGCCGCCTTGATGCTTTTCCGGAAAAATCATTTTTTGGCCGCCGACGTTATCGTATTTTCCTTCCTTCACCATCTTATCAAGCTCTTTCCAGTTGAACAACACGATAAAATCGCGGTCTTCTTGGGAGGCATTGATCTCTAAGTTTGTCGTTGCCTCTTCCGTGTTATAGGTCGTCAACACCGCCCAGTCTTTGGACACTTTTTTCCCGGCATCCGACAAATCGTACGACCACGGCGGCAGCGCCACTTGATAAGCGATGTTCAGCTTTTGCGCTTTTTCGTCAAACGTGACGGCACTCATCACGCCGCGGTATTTAGTGCTGTACTCATCGAGCGATGCATATTGATGGCCGATCGGGACGGAAAACCGCGTCGGCAAAAATAAATATTCCGTATTCTCCGTCACAAACGCGGCACAGTGCGGACCGCTCGTGTTCGGGACTTCGATAATGTCTTTAACCGTAAACGTTTTCAAATCCATCACCGCTGCCCGGCTGTTCGCCACATCGGTCGCAAACATGTACTTGCCGTCATATTCCCCGTTCGTTTCCGAAAAAGCCGGGTGATGCAAATCCCCCCATGTGTAGCCGCCAAGCATTTTTTTCGAGTGGGTATCCCAGCCGTAACCAGTCGCCGGATCAGGCGAAAAGACAGGGACAGTGCGAATGCGCCGCATCGACGGCACCCCGTAAATAAACATTTGCCCTGAATGACCGCCAGAGGCAAACAAGTAATATTCGTCCTTTTCACCAAACGGAACGTATACTTTTTCAGCATCGGTTTTGGCCGATGCCGTCGACACCGTATCCGGGGTGGAAAAGTTTCCGAAAAACACGGTCGATGCCAACACCCCGACGGCCAGTCCGGACAGTGCGGAAATCACTTTTTTCTTCATCTGCTTCCCTCCCATTTTCTATTTTTCCGACGCTTCTTTCAAAAGAGCGATGATGTCAGCCCGCTCTTCATCCGTCAACGGATTGGACTTGATCACCCCGGACATCACGGCAGATGTCGGCGCTTTTAAAAACTCCTCAATCGGCTTCCCATGCTTGCCCTCAACCACTTGATACGCGTTCGACAAATCCGGGCCGGTCGTTCCACCTTGCAAATTGAGCTTGGAAACAGAATGGCAAGAGAGGCAGCCCTTTTTCTGTAATATGTTTCCATCCTGTGTACTGGCGTTCGCCGTTTCCCCCTTCGCACCCTCTTTCCCGGCCGAAGCTGACGGCTCGGACACGCTCTCTGTCTCTTGTTTCGCCGTTTGCGCCGCATTCGTCCCCCCTTTTTCTCCTGGCTGAAAATACACATAACCGCCTGCTAAACCAATCAAGGCGCTAACGAGAAAAATGATGACCGTTTGCTTCATGTGCACCCTCCTTTCCTTTAGGCGAAAATCTGTTATCATTATAGCCTCCGTTTCTTGGCTGCCCCTGTGCAAAAAGTCACTTCATTTCCAATATCCGTGAACACTATTTGGCAAAAACGTGGCAAAACGGTGAAAAAATAAAAAACACTTGCCACCGGCAAGTGCCCTCCCCTTTCTAGATCTCATTCAGTTGTTGCACCTTCGCGAGCGGCAAATAGCGCTCCTTGACAAACTCAATAAACTTCGCCGCATAAATCGGATCAAACTGCGTCCCGGCACAACGGTTGATTTCTTCAACCGCCTCGTCAAACGTTTTCGTTCGCTGGTACGGCCGCTCCGTCGTCATGGCGTCAAACGAGTCGATAATACACAAAATGCGGGCCAGTTTCGGGATTTCCTCCCCTTTCAGCCCGTACGGATATCCTTTCCCGTCATAGCGCTCATGATGCAGCTCGATCAGCGGAAGCAAATCGTCGAACCGCTTCTCCGCCGCAATCAATTCCTTTCCCCATGTCACGTGCTTTTTGACGATTTCCCACTCGTGCTTTTCCAATTTCCCTTGCTTGTTTAAAATATCGCGCGGCACTTCAATTTTGCCAATATCATGAATCAGCGCCCCTAAAATGAGCGTCTGTCGTTCATGGTCGGTTAATTCGTTGAGGCGGCTGCCAAATTCAAGGGCGTATTTAAACACCCGCTTGCTATGGCGGTATGTATACACATCTTTGGAAAGAAAAAATTTCACTTGCTGCTCGAGCGCTTCCAAGTCTTGTTTGAACTTGATTTCATCAAAGCACATGTTGTGCTTATCATAAATTTGCACATTGTTTTTCCCTTGCGCCTTGGCATAATAAAGCGCCTGATCGGCACGGTGAATAAGTTCATCGCTTTCATACATGTCCTTTTCCATTTCGGCAATGCCGCAGGAAAACGACAGACAACGGTATGGAATGTGCTCGACGCCTTCAAAATATGTATCGTTCACGTTCTTGCGCAGCCGGTTTAAAAACGCGTACGCGTCTTCTTTCGTTGTACTCGGCATTAAAATGGCAAACTCTTCCCCACCGTAGCGGGCAACGATGAAATTAGTTCCTTCCACCGCTTTTTTCAACCGCGCACCGAAAAACGCCAGCAGCTTGTCCCCTTGCAAGTGGCCGTTTCGGTCGTTGTATTTTTTAAAATCGTCCAAGTCCAAAAACGCGAGCGTCAACGGCTTCTTCAACTTCTTGCAATCGGCAAACTGTTCTTTCAACGTTTCCTTGAAAAAGCCGTGGTTGTAGAGGCCGGTTAAATGGTCTTTGTTAGCGCGGTCAGAGGTCAATTGGTATAACTGCAAAAACTTTTTAAACACAAAGGATAACAGTGTCACTAAAATAATCAATACAAATAGACCAAAATACTTTGCCTCCCATAATAAAATGGCTAAAACTAATGAGAGCAATAGAGTAATAGAGTAACTGATGCACGCTTCTTTTAAAACCCCCAGTTCCAGAGCCCCTTTGAAGATTTGGCCTACAGACAGAAAGAAAATTAATATTAGAGCAACATTAACCCCAAAATAGACTAGCAAACTAGCTAAATAAGGCAAGAGATTGTATGGGTTTACCCTTCCAATCTCTCCGTGAAGGAATAAAAAGGAATAATAAGCACCTGATATCATTAGGCAGTACATTGAAAAATTAAAAAGATGCCGCCAAAAAGACATTTTTCTTCTGTAAAAAAGTTCTACAACACTATAGATGAAGAGAACCTGTAAGGTAAAACTAATCCCGTATAAAAATAAAACAGCAAGATAAATAGACGAATCCATTGAAAAAGAGTTGGCTTTAGGAGGTAAGCTGATTGGAAAAAAATTTAATAAAATAATTGAACCAACTAACATATAAATTAAAACCCAATCCTCAAGGGATTGAGCAAAAAAATCACTATTAATCCCAAATACTGACAAGCCTAAAAGTGAGATAATAAACGTATAAATTTTTTCAAAATTTCTTAATTCTAAACTCATACATAACCACTCTCTATCCACATTGTCGCATTCTCCGTAAAACAACAACAAAAAACTGAAAGGAGATAATATAAAATGCTCCCCTTTCATATGTGGAGAAAATAGTAACTATTCAATTAGTCTAAACCCCGACGTCAACGCCACGATCACCGAACCGAGGATGAACAGATTGATCAACACTTGCTTTGTTTTTACACTCATCTTCTTTTCCTCCTTATGATGTTTTATTGATTCGCAGGAGCAGCCGCTGTCTCTTTCTCGTCTTGTCTCGGTGCGTTAAGCATGAGATGTTGGATGAACAGAAACGCTCCTACGTTCATCACGACGTCACCGATGCTGATGACTTGTTGGCGCGGGTACGGCGGGGACAGCGGGATGATGTCGCCAAGAAACGGCAAAAGCGTGTCGGACGTGATCGCCTGGTGCTTGCCGTACAAGCCGGCTTTCAACGCATCGATGTACTCGCGGCCGAGAAACTGGGCGGCTTCAACCGAGACGGGCATCCGTCCACCGTTGACAGCCATGACGATGAAGTTAAGCAACACGCCGGCGAAGATGACCGGGAATCCCGGCTGATGACGGTTGAGCCATAAAAACACGAGCCCGATGATGTAGACGAGAAGAAACACCCCGTTGCTCATCTTCGCGACCCACTCTACTTTCCCTTGCAGGAAAAAGACCGCAAACTGCACCGCAAGCAGCAACGGAAACAGCCAACCGCCGCGCAATTTCATATGGGCCAGCCCTTTGAAGTTCCCGCCGCGAAACCAGCCGACTAGCAGCGACAAAATGATCCCATCGTAAACCATAACGTTGTCCCCTTACAAAAACAGAATTTTCTCTCTTTTCTAAACCACCGTCTACATTTCTATTTTTACCGTTTTCTTCATGTTTTGTAAATAGTCCGTTCGCCCTAATCACCTTCAAATCTTTCCGTTTTTTTCTCTTTTTCCTCTACCCTCTATCTTTTTCGACCATATTTTTCTTCAAAATCCGCCATTCCCTCTGCGTTCGTCCTAGTACAAAAGCCGCTTTCTCCGCTGTTCGCAACACCTCCAGGGCGATGTTGCGCTTTTTCTCTCAATTAGAAGTTGAAGTTTTCTAAAAAATGTATATAATTTGGGATATATCTTTCACTCTACCACCAAGGAGGTTGTGCATCGTGAATGCAGTCGCCAAACTCAGCAATTTTGTCGGCAACACGTTCGCCATCTGGGTGCTTCTATTCGGGGCGCTCGCCTTTTTCGTTCCCAGCGCGTTTACATGGATCGCACCGTATATCGTGCCGCTGTTGGGCATCGTCATGTTTGGGATGGGGCTGACGCTGTCGGCGAACGACTTCAAAGAAGTGTTCAAACGTCCGCTTGACGTACTAATTGGTGTTATCGCCCAATTTTTGATTATGCCGCTTGTCGCCTTTTTGCTTGCCTATTTCTTGCCTGTTTCACGCGAAGTGGCGCTCGGCATCATTTTAGTCGGCTGCTGTCCGGGCGGAACGGCATCGAATGTGATGACGTATTTGGCGAAAGGGGACACGGCGCTGTCGGTGGCCGTCACCTCGGTTTCAACGATTTTGGCGCCGATTTTGACGCCTTCGCTCATCTTGCTTTTAGCCGGAAAATGGCTGTCCGTATCCGCCGCCGCCTTGTTTTGGTCGATTGTCAAAGTTGTGCTTATTCCGATTATATTAGGGCTCATCGCGCAGGCGCTGTTCCAAAAGCAGGTGAAAGCGTGCATCCCGGCGCTGCCGCTCGTTTCTGTCGTTGCCATTGTAGCCATCGTCGCTGCCGTTGTCGGGCAAAACCAAGCGGCCATTGCCAAAAGTGGGCTTCTCATTTTTCTCATTGTTGTCGTTCATAACGGATTAGGGCTGCTGCTTGGGTATTGGTTTGCCAAATTGCTCCGGATGTCGCCGCCGAAGCAAAAAGCCATCTCGATCGAAGTCGGCATGCAAAATTCCGGCCTCGGCGCCGCGCTGGCAACCGCCCATTTCTCGCCGCTCGCCGCCGTTCCGAGCGCCATTTTCAGCGTCTGGCACAACATTTCCGGCCCGATTGTCGCCACGTACTTCCGCAAACAGGCTGACCGTGAAGCGGCAGACGAAAAGATAATACCCGCCTAATGGAAACGCCGCCTCCCAAAACCATAAACGGCATTCGGGAGACGGCGTTGTTTGTTGCTTATCTTGTCGGCGCAATGTACGGTTCTATGGGCGCTGGGAAGAAGTCATCGTCTCGCTTCCGCACGCTCCTTGGCAGCGGTCAGCCGCATGGCATGACGCGCACGCCCCTTTGGCGCTTTTTTTCACATGCCGGACAAGCGCCCAGCCGGCGTAAGCGAAAATGGCTCCGCCGATTACGACATTCGCGATCATCGCTCATCCCCCTTTTCTTATTGATAGCCGAGCAGACGCCCGAGCTGGTAGACAGCCAACGAAATGATATACGCCACCGCCAATGCGCAGCCGACAGACAGCAACGTCCATTTTCTTGATCCCGTTTCTTTCCGGATCGTCGCCACCGTCGCTAGGCATGGCGTATATAACAGCACAAACACCATGAAGCTGAACGCCGACAACGGCGTGAACTGGGCGGCGATCACTTCCTTCAGCCCGCTTGCTTCATGAACGTGATAAATAATATTCATCGTCGACACCACAACTTCTTTTGCCAAAAAGCCGGTGATTAAGGCAGCGCCGGCCTGCCAGGCGCCAAACCCGAGCGGCGACAACAGCGGGGCGACAACGCCGCCGAGGGCGGCAAGCAAACTGTCGTCCATCGCAACGCCGACTCCGTGCGGGCCGACATACGTCAGCAGCCAAATGGCGACCGAACCGCCGAAAATAAACGTCCCTGCCTTGCGGATGAACCCTTTTCCTTTCTCCCATGTGCTGCGCCATAACGTCAGCGCCTGCGGCACGCGGTATGGCGGCAGTTCGATCACAA includes the following:
- a CDS encoding diguanylate cyclase; its protein translation is MSLELRNFEKIYTFIISLLGLSVFGINSDFFAQSLEDWVLIYMLVGSIILLNFFPISLPPKANSFSMDSSIYLAVLFLYGISFTLQVLFIYSVVELFYRRKMSFWRHLFNFSMYCLMISGAYYSFLFLHGEIGRVNPYNLLPYLASLLVYFGVNVALILIFFLSVGQIFKGALELGVLKEACISYSITLLLSLVLAILLWEAKYFGLFVLIILVTLLSFVFKKFLQLYQLTSDRANKDHLTGLYNHGFFKETLKEQFADCKKLKKPLTLAFLDLDDFKKYNDRNGHLQGDKLLAFFGARLKKAVEGTNFIVARYGGEEFAILMPSTTKEDAYAFLNRLRKNVNDTYFEGVEHIPYRCLSFSCGIAEMEKDMYESDELIHRADQALYYAKAQGKNNVQIYDKHNMCFDEIKFKQDLEALEQQVKFFLSKDVYTYRHSKRVFKYALEFGSRLNELTDHERQTLILGALIHDIGKIEVPRDILNKQGKLEKHEWEIVKKHVTWGKELIAAEKRFDDLLPLIELHHERYDGKGYPYGLKGEEIPKLARILCIIDSFDAMTTERPYQRTKTFDEAVEEINRCAGTQFDPIYAAKFIEFVKERYLPLAKVQQLNEI
- a CDS encoding bile acid:sodium symporter family protein, with the translated sequence MNAVAKLSNFVGNTFAIWVLLFGALAFFVPSAFTWIAPYIVPLLGIVMFGMGLTLSANDFKEVFKRPLDVLIGVIAQFLIMPLVAFLLAYFLPVSREVALGIILVGCCPGGTASNVMTYLAKGDTALSVAVTSVSTILAPILTPSLILLLAGKWLSVSAAALFWSIVKVVLIPIILGLIAQALFQKQVKACIPALPLVSVVAIVAIVAAVVGQNQAAIAKSGLLIFLIVVVHNGLGLLLGYWFAKLLRMSPPKQKAISIEVGMQNSGLGAALATAHFSPLAAVPSAIFSVWHNISGPIVATYFRKQADREAADEKIIPA
- a CDS encoding FeoB-associated Cys-rich membrane protein; translated protein: MIANVVIGGAIFAYAGWALVRHVKKSAKGACASCHAADRCQGACGSETMTSSQRP
- a CDS encoding DUF5317 domain-containing protein: MVYDGIILSLLVGWFRGGNFKGLAHMKLRGGWLFPLLLAVQFAVFFLQGKVEWVAKMSNGVFLLVYIIGLVFLWLNRHQPGFPVIFAGVLLNFIVMAVNGGRMPVSVEAAQFLGREYIDALKAGLYGKHQAITSDTLLPFLGDIIPLSPPYPRQQVISIGDVVMNVGAFLFIQHLMLNAPRQDEKETAAAPANQ
- the nosD gene encoding nitrous oxide reductase family maturation protein NosD, which produces MKRWLLISLFFLCSFYVPNEVDADGTLQQLIDAAPAHSTIRLENKTYKGDLVIDKPLVIIGTKGTVIQGSGRGNVISVKAPHVVIKRVTVTNSGKSRSTQEEYAGIKVYSDGNTLEEITVTRSFHGIYLSQAHHNRIANVRVIGEQNGDIAGQGNGLHIYYSNFNELEDNVIIGTRDGIFFDYANHNVARRNEVSRTRYGLHYMYSDDNAFYDNTFMLNNGGAAIMNSNRIVLQNNRFVFNKGMRSFGLLLQMANDNQIIANTFYQNGRGLYVDQSNDNVLQDNLFLQNEIGIELWASSQHQTFTKNRIWKNTIAVLRLGGEDRNRWDAHGVGNDWGDEAALFDLNQDGKGDSPFRYSSSFHKLAEENELAYLFLSSPSLHVYEKIHEWQQAGDVMAIDRAPVVQKGKAAHWVWGLAVLGVGTMIWQRGFRK
- a CDS encoding ABC transporter permease subunit, with the protein product MSYLWKEWLELSRSKAFWLLFLPVAAASLSVLASVKSLPAEHGLPVFLQMMFEMNVYIVPLLCLFFASFSVMQEKEQRTMVMIVAKSRSPLSFLWRKSAAIQLLTMAVLIVWYFILIVPVKFWFVFHVPPFLHFLLATMALVFMFNQLGILLGLLCKTKIQLISANLAVLFVFLYLYDFVLLYILPSVTYDNVRLFSFVYFLQPLHALRFYLETALGVFSLDYLSRTMKKFFSFPPELFVLLNIAVWGVGALAASIGWSRKGEER
- the nosZ gene encoding Sec-dependent nitrous-oxide reductase; the protein is MKKKVISALSGLAVGVLASTVFFGNFSTPDTVSTASAKTDAEKVYVPFGEKDEYYLFASGGHSGQMFIYGVPSMRRIRTVPVFSPDPATGYGWDTHSKKMLGGYTWGDLHHPAFSETNGEYDGKYMFATDVANSRAAVMDLKTFTVKDIIEVPNTSGPHCAAFVTENTEYLFLPTRFSVPIGHQYASLDEYSTKYRGVMSAVTFDEKAQKLNIAYQVALPPWSYDLSDAGKKVSKDWAVLTTYNTEEATTNLEINASQEDRDFIVLFNWKELDKMVKEGKYDNVGGQKMIFPEKHQGGIYLVPVAKSPHGVDVTPDGKYFIASGKLAPLLTVFSFEKAFQAIEKKEFAGERNGIPILKYESVMEREVNPENALGPLHTQFDDKGMAYTTMFISSEIVKWNPETGEVLDRVPVQYSPGHAVSAEGDTVSPDGKYLVSLNKLAKDSYLSVGPSHPESMQLIDISGEKMKVIQSSPVDPEPHYGQMIKADKIKTIEVYPKEENNPNAVYSQQDARIVRKGNEVHVYGIAMRSKFIFDAKAKRPDVIEVNEGDKVIVHITNLDFDEDITHGFAINQYDLNMEIQPGQTNTIEFTAGKPGTYPLYCTNFCSALHQEMTGYLLVKPKQ
- a CDS encoding c-type cytochrome, which encodes MKQTVIIFLVSALIGLAGGYVYFQPGEKGGTNAAQTAKQETESVSEPSASAGKEGAKGETANASTQDGNILQKKGCLSCHSVSKLNLQGGTTGPDLSNAYQVVEGKHGKPIEEFLKAPTSAVMSGVIKSNPLTDEERADIIALLKEASEK